In Streptomyces nodosus, one DNA window encodes the following:
- a CDS encoding baeRF3 domain-containing protein, with translation MEHALSPSTLAELRRPRPYPAVSVLTPTHRREPDNAQDRVRLRNVLADAKKQLESDPAVTRELRIDVTDQLDRALGDVDLAHTEDGLIIFAAPGEHQVWSLARSVPERVVLSDTFLTRNLVAAQAAERPFWVLALSADRVTLWNGGAGHVTKAHIGDFPLVRGQENFDAERREQIGDTPSTFRDEGTRQFLRDVDTAMAQVLRRQPRPLYITGEPAALALLTEVGGVAGTAIHIPHGGLADATPETVWQTVEPVIAAEDRRSIDTVSRELVSARGRKAFAAGVDEVWQNASDGRIRLLAVEENYQVTVRDDAGDHLVPADSGDLDAREDIVDEIVERCLDTGADVRFVPDGALGDAQGIAGVLRY, from the coding sequence ATGGAGCACGCTCTCAGTCCCTCGACTCTCGCGGAACTGCGTCGGCCACGGCCCTACCCCGCGGTGTCGGTGCTGACGCCGACGCACCGCCGCGAGCCCGACAACGCCCAGGACCGCGTCCGGCTGCGCAATGTGCTGGCGGACGCCAAGAAGCAGTTGGAGTCCGATCCGGCGGTCACCCGTGAACTCCGGATCGATGTCACGGACCAGCTCGACCGGGCGCTCGGTGACGTCGATCTGGCGCACACCGAGGACGGGCTGATCATCTTCGCGGCGCCCGGCGAGCACCAGGTGTGGTCGCTGGCCCGCTCGGTGCCGGAACGTGTGGTGCTCTCGGACACCTTCCTGACCCGCAATCTGGTCGCCGCGCAGGCCGCCGAACGGCCGTTCTGGGTGCTGGCGCTCTCCGCGGACCGGGTGACGCTGTGGAACGGCGGCGCCGGCCATGTCACCAAGGCGCACATCGGGGACTTCCCGCTGGTCCGCGGCCAGGAGAACTTCGACGCCGAGCGCCGGGAACAGATCGGGGACACCCCGAGCACGTTCCGTGACGAGGGGACGCGCCAGTTCCTGCGTGACGTCGACACCGCGATGGCCCAGGTGCTGCGTCGGCAGCCGCGCCCGCTGTACATCACCGGTGAGCCGGCGGCGCTGGCCCTGCTGACCGAGGTCGGGGGCGTCGCGGGGACGGCGATCCACATCCCGCACGGCGGGCTGGCCGACGCCACCCCGGAGACGGTGTGGCAGACGGTCGAGCCGGTGATCGCCGCCGAGGACCGCAGGAGCATCGACACGGTCAGCCGTGAACTGGTGTCCGCTCGCGGCCGTAAGGCGTTCGCGGCGGGAGTGGACGAGGTCTGGCAGAACGCCTCCGACGGCCGCATCCGGCTTCTGGCGGTCGAGGAGAACTATCAGGTGACGGTCCGCGACGACGCCGGCGACCATCTCGTCCCGGCCGACAGCGGCGACCTCGACGCCCGCGAGGACATCGTGGACGAGATCGTCGAGCGCTGTCTGGACACGGGGGCCGATGTCCGCTTCGTCCCGGACGGCGCCCTCGGCGACGCCCAGGGCATCGCCGGGGTGCTGCGCTACTGA